The sequence ACCTATCTCTACTTGATTACCCTCTCAGTCATCATCATCTACCCACTCTTGATTACGATTCTTTCAGCCTTCAAGACAGGGAATGTGGTGGCCTTCAAGTTAGATAGTTCTGTTAACTTTACCCTTGAAAACTTCAGCAAACTTTTTAGCGAAACTCTTTACGGCACTTGGTACCTCAATACCTTGATTATTGCCCTCGTGACCATGGCGGTTCAAACCAGCATTGTGGTCTTGGCCGGTTATGCTTATAGCCGCTATAACTTCTTGGCTCGTAAGCAAAGTTTGGTCTTCTTCTTGATTATTCAAATGGTGCCAACCATGGCGGCTCTTACTGCCTTCTTCGTTATGGCCCTCATGCTCAACGCGCTCAACCAAAGCTGGTTCCTCATCTTCCTCTATGTCGGTGGTGGTATCCCAATGAACGCTTGGCTCATGAAAGGTTACTTCGATACGGTGCCAATTTCCCTCGATGAATCTGCAAAACTCGATGGTGCTGGTCACTTCAGACGTTTCTGGCAAATCGTTCTTCCTCTTGTTCGCCCAATGATTGCGGTACAGGCGCTTTGGGCTTTCATGGGACCATTTGGAGATTACATCCTATCAAAATTCTTGCTTCGTGAAAAAGAATTCTATACAGTTGCTGTTGGTTTGCAAACCTTCATTAGTGATGTGAAAAACTTGAAGATTGCTTATTTCTCAGCAGGTGCGATTCTGATTGCCCTTCCGATCTGTATCTTGTTCTTCTTCCTACAAAAGAACTTTGTATCTGGTTTAACAAGTGGTGGCGACAAGGGGTAACCTTGTCCCACCTTTTCCCTTTTCCTACTCTTGATATGTTGTTTTTTACTGTTGTATAAGAGTAGCGCCCCACATGATTGAGAAAGGTGCTTATGTTCCCTTACCCCTTTTCCTACTTTGCTAGTATCTTCCAGCCTCGAAAGATGTTTGCCAATCGCCGGCTAATGACTGTCTGGCAAGGGCTATTTACGACTATTTTTCTAATCGCTCTCTTGGTCATTCCTGCCTCCTTGCAACCTCTTTCTTGGGACACCTATCCTATGGAAAATTTTGT is a genomic window of Streptococcus sp. 29896 containing:
- a CDS encoding sugar ABC transporter permease codes for the protein MKLSVKFRRRLNQTLTYLYLITLSVIIIYPLLITILSAFKTGNVVAFKLDSSVNFTLENFSKLFSETLYGTWYLNTLIIALVTMAVQTSIVVLAGYAYSRYNFLARKQSLVFFLIIQMVPTMAALTAFFVMALMLNALNQSWFLIFLYVGGGIPMNAWLMKGYFDTVPISLDESAKLDGAGHFRRFWQIVLPLVRPMIAVQALWAFMGPFGDYILSKFLLREKEFYTVAVGLQTFISDVKNLKIAYFSAGAILIALPICILFFFLQKNFVSGLTSGGDKG